The Lycium barbarum isolate Lr01 chromosome 12, ASM1917538v2, whole genome shotgun sequence genome includes a region encoding these proteins:
- the LOC132623753 gene encoding probable leucine-rich repeat receptor-like serine/threonine-protein kinase At3g14840 isoform X3: MYLHFNFLLARALLKMMSSSPFSISSFLLITFSFALICETVEAQTNGRIFPQEEKNALKEIADQLGKKDWNFDLNPCDGNTNWTTPRIDDKSLYVNNVTCNCSTPDGFCHVQSIILQGQDLPGVLPPSLVKLPYLKQIDLFHNYLSGTIPPEWASIKLEYMSFRLNQLSGPIPKYLGNMTTLLYMSLESNMFNGTIPKELGNMVNLQNLYLGFNNLTGKLPLELNKLTNLMQLRLSDNNFTGKLPSFESLKNLHTLEIQASGFEGPLSPNISVLAQMKELRISDLTGSASEFPPLENMAGLTRLILRNCNISGKIPSYIANMSQLKILDLSFNRLEGQVPNLEGLDKLEFLYLTSNRLTGPIHNWIKNRNSKHVTDLSYNNFNENSVPPTCPETLNLFRSYNSTKKSELGKCLSSCSKNWYSVHINCGGKSVTIGDTTYEADEDSAGPAKFFYLKESWGASNTGYFSERFREMNYKVTNVSAIKGDESELYTTARLSALSLTYYGRCLVNGNYTVKLHFAEIVIRDNRSSQSLGKRLFDVYIQGERKLKDFDIRTAAEGVDKALTKKFNVVVEDGILEVRFQYAGKGRSDLSSRESCGPLISAISFEANAVNYSLRGYIMDPSASHKKMVSIIAGAVASSLILILTIWFVAWRRSRKRISKEEELSGLDLLTSVFTIRQIKAATNNFDAANKIGEGGFGSVYKGTLSDGTVIAVKQLSSKSQQGNREFVNEIGMISGLQHPNLVKLYGCCAEGNQLLLVYEYLENNCLARALFGPEEHRLKIDWPTRQKICIGIAKSLAFLHEESSLKVVHRDIKATNVLLDKKLNPKISDFGLAKLDDEETTHISTRVAGTIGYMAPEYALWGYLTYKADVYSFGVVALEIAAGKNNMTYRPNEKFVCLLDWALDLQKQGKLMELVDETLGSDLNNDEALRMINVALLCINPSPALRPTMSAVVSILEDHIDLPEFNNVESRICDDDDVFKFQGLRDKYNEMIRLNQTQ, translated from the exons ATGTATCTTCACTTCAACTTTTTGCTTGCTAGAGCGTTATTAAAGATGATGTCATCGTCACCTTTTAGTATTTCTTCTTTTCTGCTGATCACCTTCAGCTTTGCCTTAATTTGCGAAACCGTTGAAGCACAAACAAACGGTCGCATTTTTCCTCAAGAAGAAA AGAATGCTCTTAAAGAAATAGCAGACCAGTTGGGAAAAAAGGACTGGAATTTTGATCTGAATCCTTGTGATGGCAACACAAATTGGACTACACCGAGAATTGACGATAAGTCTCTGTATGTCAACAATGTAACCTGCAACTGCTCTACCCCTGATGGTTTCTGTCATGTACAAAGCAT AATACTCCAAGGACAAGATCTCCCAGGTGTTCTCCCTCCCTCCCTGGTGAAGTTACCTTATCTCAAGCAAAT TGATCTCTTTCACAACTATTTGAGTGGTACTATTCCCCCCGAATGGGCATCTATCAAACTGGAATATAT GTCTTTTAGGTTGAATCAACTCTCTGGGCCAATTCCAAAATACTTGGGAAATATGACTACGCTACTTTATAT GAGTTTGGAAAGTAACATGTTTAATGGAACTATTCCGAAAGAACTAGGAAACATGGTTAATCTGCAGAATCT CTATCTTGGTTTTAATAATCTCACAGGTAAGTTGCCGTTGGAACTCAATAAACTCACAAATTTGATGCAACT TAGGTTGAGTGATAACAACTTCACCGGAAAACTTCCTAGCTTTGAGAGTTTGAAAAACCTTCATACATT AGAGATTCAAGCTTCTGGTTTTGAAGGACCTTTATCTCCAAACATTTCTGTCTTGGCTCAAATGAAAGAATT AAGAATCAGCGACTTGACTGGAAGTGCTTCAGAATTTCCGCCACTTGAGAACATGGCAGGCCTAACTAGATT GATATTGAGGAACTGCAATATATCTGGGAAGATTCCTTCTTACATAGCTAATATGTCTCAATTGAAAATTCT AGATCTAAGCTTCAACAGGCTTGAAGGACAGGTCCCGAATCTGGAGGGCCTGGATAAGCTGGAGTTCTT GTACTTGACAAGCAATAGACTTACTGGGCCAATTCATAATTGGATCAAGAATCGAAATTCCAAACA CGTGACAGACCTGTCTTACAACAACTTCAATGAAAACTCTGTGCCACCTACTTGTCCGGAAACCCT AAACTTGTTCAGAAGCTATAACTCAACAAAAAAGTC AGAACTTGGAAAATGCTTGTCAAGTTGTTCAAAGA ATTGGTATTCGGTGCACATAAATTGTGGTGGAAAGAGTGTGACAATAGGGGACACCACTTATGAAGCAGATGAAGACTCAGCAGGTCCCGCAAAATTCTTTTACTTGAAAGAGAGCTGGGGAGCCAGCAATACAGGATATTTCTCTGAACGTTTCAGGGAAATGAATTACAAAGTGACTAATGTATCTGCCATTAAGGGAGATGAATCTGAACTCTACACAACAGCTCGGCTCTCAGCTTTATCTCTAACTTACTATGGACGTTGTTTAGTAAATGGTAACTACACCGTGAAACTGCACTTTGCAGAGATTGTTATACGAGATAACCGATCTTCCCAGAGTCTCGGAAAACGATTGTTTGATGTCTATATTCAG GGTGAGAGGAAGCTCAAAGATTTTGATATTCGAACTGCTGCTGAAGGAGTTGATAAAGCTTTGACAAAAAAGTTCAATGTAGTTGTAGAAGACGGCATTCTAGAAGTGCGCTTTCAGTATGCTGGGAAAGGAAGATCAGATCTCTCCAGCAGAGAAAGCTGTGGCCCTTTAATTTCTGCCATCTCTTTTGAAGCTA ATGCTGTTAATTATTCTTTGAGAGGCTACATCATGGATCCCTCGGCTAGTCACAAAAAGATGGTTTCCATCATAGCTGGAGCAGTGGCGTCCTCACTAATTCTCATTTTAACAATATGGTTTGTTGCTTGGAGGAGAAGCAGAAAACGGATATCAAAGGAAGAAG AATTAAGTGGACTAGATCTACTGACTAGTGTGTTTACCATCAGACAAATCAAAGCTGCCACAAATAATTTTGATGCTGCAAATAAAATCGGGGAAGGTGGTTTTGGCTCTGTGTACAAG GGTACACTATCGGATGGTACTGTCATTGCTGTTAAGCAGCTTTCATCCAAATCGCAACAAGGGAACCGTGAGTTTGTAAATGAGATAGGTATGATCTCTGGTTTACAGCACCCAAATCTTGTCAAACTATATGGATGTTGTGCTGAAGGAAATCAACTGCTACTGGTGTATGAGTACTTGGAGAACAATTGCCTCGCCCGTGCTTTATTTG GTCCAGAAGAACATCGGCTCAAAATAGATTGGCCAACCAGGCAAAAAATCTGCATTGGGATAGCAAAAAGCTTAGCTTTCCTACACGAAGAATCATCATTAAAAGTTGTTCATAGGGACATCAAAGCAACAAATGTTCTTCTTGACAAGAAACTAAACCCAAAGATCTCTGACTTTGGTCTGGCCAAACTTGATGATGAGGAGACCACACATATCAGCACTAGAGTTGCTGGAACCAT AGGATATATGGCCCCTGAATATGCATTATGGGGCTACTTGACCTACAAAGCAGATGTCTACAGCTTTGGAGTTGTTGCGTTAGAGATTGCTGCTGGGAAGAACAATATGACATATCGCCCCAATGAGAAATTTGTCTGCCTTCTAGACTGG GCCCTTGATCTACAAAAGCAAGGAAAATTGATGGAACTAGTAGATGAAACATTGGGTTCAGATTTGAACAACGATGAGGCTCTAAGGATGATAAATGTAGCTTTGCTATGTATCAATCCATCTCCAGCACTTAGGCCAACTATGTCTGCAGTAGTCAGTATTCTTGAAGATCATATTGATCTTCCTGAGTTTAATAACGTGGAATCAAGAAtctgtgatgatgatgatgttttcaAGTTTCAAGGATTAAGAGACAAGTACAACGAGATGATCCGTTTGAACCAAACTCAATGA
- the LOC132623753 gene encoding probable leucine-rich repeat receptor-like serine/threonine-protein kinase At3g14840 isoform X2 produces MYLHFNFLLARALLKMMSSSPFSISSFLLITFSFALICETVEAQTNGRIFPQEEKNALKEIADQLGKKDWNFDLNPCDGNTNWTTPRIDDKSLYVNNVTCNCSTPDGFCHVQSIILQGQDLPGVLPPSLVKLPYLKQIDLFHNYLSGTIPPEWASIKLEYMSFRLNQLSGPIPKYLGNMTTLLYIHQTFRSLESNMFNGTIPKELGNMVNLQNLYLGFNNLTGKLPLELNKLTNLMQLRLSDNNFTGKLPSFESLKNLHTLEIQASGFEGPLSPNISVLAQMKELISDLTGSASEFPPLENMAGLTRLILRNCNISGKIPSYIANMSQLKILDLSFNRLEGQVPNLEGLDKLEFLYLTSNRLTGPIHNWIKNRNSKHVTDLSYNNFNENSVPPTCPETLNLFRSYNSTKKSELGKCLSSCSKNWYSVHINCGGKSVTIGDTTYEADEDSAGPAKFFYLKESWGASNTGYFSERFREMNYKVTNVSAIKGDESELYTTARLSALSLTYYGRCLVNGNYTVKLHFAEIVIRDNRSSQSLGKRLFDVYIQGERKLKDFDIRTAAEGVDKALTKKFNVVVEDGILEVRFQYAGKGRSDLSSRESCGPLISAISFEANAVNYSLRGYIMDPSASHKKMVSIIAGAVASSLILILTIWFVAWRRSRKRISKEEELSGLDLLTSVFTIRQIKAATNNFDAANKIGEGGFGSVYKGTLSDGTVIAVKQLSSKSQQGNREFVNEIGMISGLQHPNLVKLYGCCAEGNQLLLVYEYLENNCLARALFGPEEHRLKIDWPTRQKICIGIAKSLAFLHEESSLKVVHRDIKATNVLLDKKLNPKISDFGLAKLDDEETTHISTRVAGTIGYMAPEYALWGYLTYKADVYSFGVVALEIAAGKNNMTYRPNEKFVCLLDWALDLQKQGKLMELVDETLGSDLNNDEALRMINVALLCINPSPALRPTMSAVVSILEDHIDLPEFNNVESRICDDDDVFKFQGLRDKYNEMIRLNQTQ; encoded by the exons ATGTATCTTCACTTCAACTTTTTGCTTGCTAGAGCGTTATTAAAGATGATGTCATCGTCACCTTTTAGTATTTCTTCTTTTCTGCTGATCACCTTCAGCTTTGCCTTAATTTGCGAAACCGTTGAAGCACAAACAAACGGTCGCATTTTTCCTCAAGAAGAAA AGAATGCTCTTAAAGAAATAGCAGACCAGTTGGGAAAAAAGGACTGGAATTTTGATCTGAATCCTTGTGATGGCAACACAAATTGGACTACACCGAGAATTGACGATAAGTCTCTGTATGTCAACAATGTAACCTGCAACTGCTCTACCCCTGATGGTTTCTGTCATGTACAAAGCAT AATACTCCAAGGACAAGATCTCCCAGGTGTTCTCCCTCCCTCCCTGGTGAAGTTACCTTATCTCAAGCAAAT TGATCTCTTTCACAACTATTTGAGTGGTACTATTCCCCCCGAATGGGCATCTATCAAACTGGAATATAT GTCTTTTAGGTTGAATCAACTCTCTGGGCCAATTCCAAAATACTTGGGAAATATGACTACGCTACTTTATAT ACATCAAACTTTCAGGAGTTTGGAAAGTAACATGTTTAATGGAACTATTCCGAAAGAACTAGGAAACATGGTTAATCTGCAGAATCT CTATCTTGGTTTTAATAATCTCACAGGTAAGTTGCCGTTGGAACTCAATAAACTCACAAATTTGATGCAACT TAGGTTGAGTGATAACAACTTCACCGGAAAACTTCCTAGCTTTGAGAGTTTGAAAAACCTTCATACATT AGAGATTCAAGCTTCTGGTTTTGAAGGACCTTTATCTCCAAACATTTCTGTCTTGGCTCAAATGAAAGAATT AATCAGCGACTTGACTGGAAGTGCTTCAGAATTTCCGCCACTTGAGAACATGGCAGGCCTAACTAGATT GATATTGAGGAACTGCAATATATCTGGGAAGATTCCTTCTTACATAGCTAATATGTCTCAATTGAAAATTCT AGATCTAAGCTTCAACAGGCTTGAAGGACAGGTCCCGAATCTGGAGGGCCTGGATAAGCTGGAGTTCTT GTACTTGACAAGCAATAGACTTACTGGGCCAATTCATAATTGGATCAAGAATCGAAATTCCAAACA CGTGACAGACCTGTCTTACAACAACTTCAATGAAAACTCTGTGCCACCTACTTGTCCGGAAACCCT AAACTTGTTCAGAAGCTATAACTCAACAAAAAAGTC AGAACTTGGAAAATGCTTGTCAAGTTGTTCAAAGA ATTGGTATTCGGTGCACATAAATTGTGGTGGAAAGAGTGTGACAATAGGGGACACCACTTATGAAGCAGATGAAGACTCAGCAGGTCCCGCAAAATTCTTTTACTTGAAAGAGAGCTGGGGAGCCAGCAATACAGGATATTTCTCTGAACGTTTCAGGGAAATGAATTACAAAGTGACTAATGTATCTGCCATTAAGGGAGATGAATCTGAACTCTACACAACAGCTCGGCTCTCAGCTTTATCTCTAACTTACTATGGACGTTGTTTAGTAAATGGTAACTACACCGTGAAACTGCACTTTGCAGAGATTGTTATACGAGATAACCGATCTTCCCAGAGTCTCGGAAAACGATTGTTTGATGTCTATATTCAG GGTGAGAGGAAGCTCAAAGATTTTGATATTCGAACTGCTGCTGAAGGAGTTGATAAAGCTTTGACAAAAAAGTTCAATGTAGTTGTAGAAGACGGCATTCTAGAAGTGCGCTTTCAGTATGCTGGGAAAGGAAGATCAGATCTCTCCAGCAGAGAAAGCTGTGGCCCTTTAATTTCTGCCATCTCTTTTGAAGCTA ATGCTGTTAATTATTCTTTGAGAGGCTACATCATGGATCCCTCGGCTAGTCACAAAAAGATGGTTTCCATCATAGCTGGAGCAGTGGCGTCCTCACTAATTCTCATTTTAACAATATGGTTTGTTGCTTGGAGGAGAAGCAGAAAACGGATATCAAAGGAAGAAG AATTAAGTGGACTAGATCTACTGACTAGTGTGTTTACCATCAGACAAATCAAAGCTGCCACAAATAATTTTGATGCTGCAAATAAAATCGGGGAAGGTGGTTTTGGCTCTGTGTACAAG GGTACACTATCGGATGGTACTGTCATTGCTGTTAAGCAGCTTTCATCCAAATCGCAACAAGGGAACCGTGAGTTTGTAAATGAGATAGGTATGATCTCTGGTTTACAGCACCCAAATCTTGTCAAACTATATGGATGTTGTGCTGAAGGAAATCAACTGCTACTGGTGTATGAGTACTTGGAGAACAATTGCCTCGCCCGTGCTTTATTTG GTCCAGAAGAACATCGGCTCAAAATAGATTGGCCAACCAGGCAAAAAATCTGCATTGGGATAGCAAAAAGCTTAGCTTTCCTACACGAAGAATCATCATTAAAAGTTGTTCATAGGGACATCAAAGCAACAAATGTTCTTCTTGACAAGAAACTAAACCCAAAGATCTCTGACTTTGGTCTGGCCAAACTTGATGATGAGGAGACCACACATATCAGCACTAGAGTTGCTGGAACCAT AGGATATATGGCCCCTGAATATGCATTATGGGGCTACTTGACCTACAAAGCAGATGTCTACAGCTTTGGAGTTGTTGCGTTAGAGATTGCTGCTGGGAAGAACAATATGACATATCGCCCCAATGAGAAATTTGTCTGCCTTCTAGACTGG GCCCTTGATCTACAAAAGCAAGGAAAATTGATGGAACTAGTAGATGAAACATTGGGTTCAGATTTGAACAACGATGAGGCTCTAAGGATGATAAATGTAGCTTTGCTATGTATCAATCCATCTCCAGCACTTAGGCCAACTATGTCTGCAGTAGTCAGTATTCTTGAAGATCATATTGATCTTCCTGAGTTTAATAACGTGGAATCAAGAAtctgtgatgatgatgatgttttcaAGTTTCAAGGATTAAGAGACAAGTACAACGAGATGATCCGTTTGAACCAAACTCAATGA
- the LOC132623753 gene encoding probable leucine-rich repeat receptor-like serine/threonine-protein kinase At3g14840 isoform X1 has translation MYLHFNFLLARALLKMMSSSPFSISSFLLITFSFALICETVEAQTNGRIFPQEEKNALKEIADQLGKKDWNFDLNPCDGNTNWTTPRIDDKSLYVNNVTCNCSTPDGFCHVQSIILQGQDLPGVLPPSLVKLPYLKQIDLFHNYLSGTIPPEWASIKLEYMSFRLNQLSGPIPKYLGNMTTLLYIHQTFRSLESNMFNGTIPKELGNMVNLQNLYLGFNNLTGKLPLELNKLTNLMQLRLSDNNFTGKLPSFESLKNLHTLEIQASGFEGPLSPNISVLAQMKELRISDLTGSASEFPPLENMAGLTRLILRNCNISGKIPSYIANMSQLKILDLSFNRLEGQVPNLEGLDKLEFLYLTSNRLTGPIHNWIKNRNSKHVTDLSYNNFNENSVPPTCPETLNLFRSYNSTKKSELGKCLSSCSKNWYSVHINCGGKSVTIGDTTYEADEDSAGPAKFFYLKESWGASNTGYFSERFREMNYKVTNVSAIKGDESELYTTARLSALSLTYYGRCLVNGNYTVKLHFAEIVIRDNRSSQSLGKRLFDVYIQGERKLKDFDIRTAAEGVDKALTKKFNVVVEDGILEVRFQYAGKGRSDLSSRESCGPLISAISFEANAVNYSLRGYIMDPSASHKKMVSIIAGAVASSLILILTIWFVAWRRSRKRISKEEELSGLDLLTSVFTIRQIKAATNNFDAANKIGEGGFGSVYKGTLSDGTVIAVKQLSSKSQQGNREFVNEIGMISGLQHPNLVKLYGCCAEGNQLLLVYEYLENNCLARALFGPEEHRLKIDWPTRQKICIGIAKSLAFLHEESSLKVVHRDIKATNVLLDKKLNPKISDFGLAKLDDEETTHISTRVAGTIGYMAPEYALWGYLTYKADVYSFGVVALEIAAGKNNMTYRPNEKFVCLLDWALDLQKQGKLMELVDETLGSDLNNDEALRMINVALLCINPSPALRPTMSAVVSILEDHIDLPEFNNVESRICDDDDVFKFQGLRDKYNEMIRLNQTQ, from the exons ATGTATCTTCACTTCAACTTTTTGCTTGCTAGAGCGTTATTAAAGATGATGTCATCGTCACCTTTTAGTATTTCTTCTTTTCTGCTGATCACCTTCAGCTTTGCCTTAATTTGCGAAACCGTTGAAGCACAAACAAACGGTCGCATTTTTCCTCAAGAAGAAA AGAATGCTCTTAAAGAAATAGCAGACCAGTTGGGAAAAAAGGACTGGAATTTTGATCTGAATCCTTGTGATGGCAACACAAATTGGACTACACCGAGAATTGACGATAAGTCTCTGTATGTCAACAATGTAACCTGCAACTGCTCTACCCCTGATGGTTTCTGTCATGTACAAAGCAT AATACTCCAAGGACAAGATCTCCCAGGTGTTCTCCCTCCCTCCCTGGTGAAGTTACCTTATCTCAAGCAAAT TGATCTCTTTCACAACTATTTGAGTGGTACTATTCCCCCCGAATGGGCATCTATCAAACTGGAATATAT GTCTTTTAGGTTGAATCAACTCTCTGGGCCAATTCCAAAATACTTGGGAAATATGACTACGCTACTTTATAT ACATCAAACTTTCAGGAGTTTGGAAAGTAACATGTTTAATGGAACTATTCCGAAAGAACTAGGAAACATGGTTAATCTGCAGAATCT CTATCTTGGTTTTAATAATCTCACAGGTAAGTTGCCGTTGGAACTCAATAAACTCACAAATTTGATGCAACT TAGGTTGAGTGATAACAACTTCACCGGAAAACTTCCTAGCTTTGAGAGTTTGAAAAACCTTCATACATT AGAGATTCAAGCTTCTGGTTTTGAAGGACCTTTATCTCCAAACATTTCTGTCTTGGCTCAAATGAAAGAATT AAGAATCAGCGACTTGACTGGAAGTGCTTCAGAATTTCCGCCACTTGAGAACATGGCAGGCCTAACTAGATT GATATTGAGGAACTGCAATATATCTGGGAAGATTCCTTCTTACATAGCTAATATGTCTCAATTGAAAATTCT AGATCTAAGCTTCAACAGGCTTGAAGGACAGGTCCCGAATCTGGAGGGCCTGGATAAGCTGGAGTTCTT GTACTTGACAAGCAATAGACTTACTGGGCCAATTCATAATTGGATCAAGAATCGAAATTCCAAACA CGTGACAGACCTGTCTTACAACAACTTCAATGAAAACTCTGTGCCACCTACTTGTCCGGAAACCCT AAACTTGTTCAGAAGCTATAACTCAACAAAAAAGTC AGAACTTGGAAAATGCTTGTCAAGTTGTTCAAAGA ATTGGTATTCGGTGCACATAAATTGTGGTGGAAAGAGTGTGACAATAGGGGACACCACTTATGAAGCAGATGAAGACTCAGCAGGTCCCGCAAAATTCTTTTACTTGAAAGAGAGCTGGGGAGCCAGCAATACAGGATATTTCTCTGAACGTTTCAGGGAAATGAATTACAAAGTGACTAATGTATCTGCCATTAAGGGAGATGAATCTGAACTCTACACAACAGCTCGGCTCTCAGCTTTATCTCTAACTTACTATGGACGTTGTTTAGTAAATGGTAACTACACCGTGAAACTGCACTTTGCAGAGATTGTTATACGAGATAACCGATCTTCCCAGAGTCTCGGAAAACGATTGTTTGATGTCTATATTCAG GGTGAGAGGAAGCTCAAAGATTTTGATATTCGAACTGCTGCTGAAGGAGTTGATAAAGCTTTGACAAAAAAGTTCAATGTAGTTGTAGAAGACGGCATTCTAGAAGTGCGCTTTCAGTATGCTGGGAAAGGAAGATCAGATCTCTCCAGCAGAGAAAGCTGTGGCCCTTTAATTTCTGCCATCTCTTTTGAAGCTA ATGCTGTTAATTATTCTTTGAGAGGCTACATCATGGATCCCTCGGCTAGTCACAAAAAGATGGTTTCCATCATAGCTGGAGCAGTGGCGTCCTCACTAATTCTCATTTTAACAATATGGTTTGTTGCTTGGAGGAGAAGCAGAAAACGGATATCAAAGGAAGAAG AATTAAGTGGACTAGATCTACTGACTAGTGTGTTTACCATCAGACAAATCAAAGCTGCCACAAATAATTTTGATGCTGCAAATAAAATCGGGGAAGGTGGTTTTGGCTCTGTGTACAAG GGTACACTATCGGATGGTACTGTCATTGCTGTTAAGCAGCTTTCATCCAAATCGCAACAAGGGAACCGTGAGTTTGTAAATGAGATAGGTATGATCTCTGGTTTACAGCACCCAAATCTTGTCAAACTATATGGATGTTGTGCTGAAGGAAATCAACTGCTACTGGTGTATGAGTACTTGGAGAACAATTGCCTCGCCCGTGCTTTATTTG GTCCAGAAGAACATCGGCTCAAAATAGATTGGCCAACCAGGCAAAAAATCTGCATTGGGATAGCAAAAAGCTTAGCTTTCCTACACGAAGAATCATCATTAAAAGTTGTTCATAGGGACATCAAAGCAACAAATGTTCTTCTTGACAAGAAACTAAACCCAAAGATCTCTGACTTTGGTCTGGCCAAACTTGATGATGAGGAGACCACACATATCAGCACTAGAGTTGCTGGAACCAT AGGATATATGGCCCCTGAATATGCATTATGGGGCTACTTGACCTACAAAGCAGATGTCTACAGCTTTGGAGTTGTTGCGTTAGAGATTGCTGCTGGGAAGAACAATATGACATATCGCCCCAATGAGAAATTTGTCTGCCTTCTAGACTGG GCCCTTGATCTACAAAAGCAAGGAAAATTGATGGAACTAGTAGATGAAACATTGGGTTCAGATTTGAACAACGATGAGGCTCTAAGGATGATAAATGTAGCTTTGCTATGTATCAATCCATCTCCAGCACTTAGGCCAACTATGTCTGCAGTAGTCAGTATTCTTGAAGATCATATTGATCTTCCTGAGTTTAATAACGTGGAATCAAGAAtctgtgatgatgatgatgttttcaAGTTTCAAGGATTAAGAGACAAGTACAACGAGATGATCCGTTTGAACCAAACTCAATGA